In a single window of the Penaeus monodon isolate SGIC_2016 chromosome 3, NSTDA_Pmon_1, whole genome shotgun sequence genome:
- the LOC119587682 gene encoding protein PELPK1-like encodes MLPPTTTSPLSSTSLRPFCCASGRTFVARMSCRKKQRRLTSRPPELPTSRHPDIPTSRHPDIPTSRHPDIRHPDIPTSRHPDIPTSRHPDIPTSRHPDIPTSRHPDLPTSRHPDIPTSRPPDIPTSRPPDIPPTSRPSRPPDIPTSRHPDIPTSRPPDIPTSRHPDIPTSRLPTSRLPTPDPDIRHPDLPTSRHPDIPTSRPPDIPTSRHPDLPTSRPPDIPTSRSPDIPSSRYPDIPTSRHPDIPTSRPPDIPTPGQRRPLLQLSRHKSAIIASASQIPPVVGSLTLPRYFLPKKISMIKITEAATHPRPRRTRGRAVSLKYGIRVILATASAPKECLTC; translated from the exons ATGCTTCCACCAACAACAACCTCGCCTTTGTCTTCCACGTCGCTCCGGCCCTTCTGCTGCGCCAGCGGCCGCACCTTCGTCGCGAGGATGTCTTGccgca AGAAGCAGAGACGCCTCACATCCCGACCTCCCGAACTCCCGACATCCCGACATCCCGACATCCCGACATCCCGACATCCCGACATCCCGACATCCCGACATCCCGACATCCGACATCCCGACATCCCGACATCCCGACATCCCGACATCCCGACATCCCGACATCCCGACATCCCGACATCCCGACATCCCGACATCCCGACATCCCGACATCCCGACCTCCCGACATCCCGACATCCCGACATCCCGACATCCCGACCTCCCGACATCCCGACATCCCGACCTCCCGACATCCCGCCGACCTCCCGACCCTCCCGACCTCCCGACATCCCGACCTCCCGACATCCCGACATCCCGACCTCCCGACCTCCCGACATCCCGACATCCCGACATCCCGACATCCCGACATCCCGACTCCCGACAtcccgactcccgactcccgaTCCCGACATCCGACATCCCGACCTCCCGACATCCCGACATCCCGACATCCCGACATCCCGACCTCCCGACATCCCGACATCCCGACATCCCGACCTCCCGACATCCCGACCTCCCGACATCCCGACATCCCGATCTCCCGACATCCCGTCCTCCCGATATCCCGACATCCCGACATCCCGACATCCCGACATCCCGACATCCCGTCCTCCCGACATCCCGACACCTGGACAAAGGCGACCACTCCTGCAACTTTCTCGCCATAAATCCGCGATAATTGCAAGCGCAAGCCAAATCCCTCCTGTAGTCGGCTCTCTCACGCTGCCTCGGTATTTCTTGCCTAAGAAGATCTCGATGATTAAGATAACAGAGGCCGCGACGCACCCGCGGCCGCGACGCACCCGCGGCCGCGCTG TGTCATTGAAGTATGGCATTCGTGTGATCTTGGCAACAGCATCCGCCCCTAAAGAGTGCCTCACGTGCTAG